The Streptomyces sp. NBC_01353 genome contains a region encoding:
- the glgX gene encoding glycogen debranching protein GlgX: MQVWPGQAYPLGATYDGAGTNFAVFSEAAHRIELCLLHDDGSETAVELRETDAFVRHAYLPGVMPGQRYGFRVHGPYAPERGQRCNSAKLLLDPYARAVSGSVGWGEAVYGYHFGRPDSRNDLDSAPHTMTSVVVNPYFDWGDDRRPRTDYHRTVIYEAHVKGLTMLHPELPEELRGTYAGLAHPAVIGHLKELGVTALELMPVHQFVHDHRLVDAGLSNYWGYNTIGFFAPHNAYASWGDRGQQVLEFKSAVRALHQAGIEVILDVVYNHTAEGNHLGPTLSFRGLDNPSYYRLSNDRRYYTDTTGTGNSLLMRSPHVLQLIMDSLRYWVTEMHVDGFRFDLAATLARQFHEVDRLSSFFDLVQQDPVVSQVKLIAEPWDVGEGGYQVGNFPPLWTEWNGKYRDCVRDLWRGEPRTLAEFASRLTGSSDLYQDDGRRPLASVNFVTCHDGFTLRDLVSYNQKHNEANGEGNRDGEGYNRSWNCGAEGETDDIGIDELRNRQMRNFLATLMLSQGVPMLSHGDEFGRTQGGNNNAYCQDNEVSWVRWPEPGASEEGTLLEFTRAMARLRRDHPVFRRRRFFHGRPVEGTHDELTDIAWFTPEGEEMTARDWQAAHAQALSVFLNGNAISEPGTQGERIADDSFLLMFNASSQELDFEVPVNHGQTWRVVVDTSHPEGIPPQEGPKVAAGERVTLAPLSLTVLKRPA; this comes from the coding sequence ATGCAGGTCTGGCCGGGACAGGCGTATCCCCTGGGCGCCACCTACGACGGCGCTGGAACCAATTTCGCGGTCTTCTCCGAGGCCGCCCACAGAATCGAGCTGTGTCTGCTCCACGACGACGGCTCGGAGACGGCGGTGGAACTGCGTGAGACGGACGCCTTCGTCCGACATGCCTATCTGCCGGGAGTGATGCCGGGTCAGCGGTACGGGTTCCGGGTCCACGGCCCGTACGCGCCGGAGCGCGGGCAGCGCTGCAACTCGGCGAAGCTGCTCCTCGACCCCTATGCCCGTGCGGTCTCGGGCTCCGTCGGCTGGGGCGAGGCGGTGTACGGCTACCACTTCGGGCGGCCGGACTCGCGCAACGACCTGGATTCGGCGCCGCACACGATGACCTCGGTCGTGGTCAATCCGTACTTCGACTGGGGCGACGACCGGCGTCCGCGCACCGACTACCACCGTACGGTGATCTACGAGGCCCATGTGAAGGGTCTGACGATGCTCCACCCGGAGCTGCCGGAGGAGCTGCGCGGGACGTACGCGGGGCTCGCGCACCCGGCGGTCATCGGCCATCTCAAGGAACTGGGCGTCACGGCACTGGAGTTGATGCCGGTGCACCAGTTCGTCCACGACCACCGGCTGGTGGACGCGGGCCTCTCGAACTACTGGGGCTACAACACCATCGGCTTCTTCGCCCCGCACAACGCCTATGCCTCCTGGGGCGACCGGGGCCAGCAGGTGCTGGAGTTCAAGTCAGCGGTACGGGCCCTGCACCAGGCGGGGATCGAGGTCATCCTCGACGTGGTCTACAACCACACGGCCGAGGGCAATCATCTGGGCCCCACGCTGTCCTTCCGGGGCCTGGACAACCCTTCGTACTACCGCCTCTCGAACGACCGCCGGTACTACACGGACACCACCGGCACCGGTAACTCGCTGCTCATGCGGTCCCCGCACGTGCTTCAGCTGATCATGGACAGTCTGCGGTACTGGGTGACCGAGATGCATGTCGACGGCTTCCGCTTCGACCTGGCGGCGACGCTCGCCCGGCAGTTCCACGAGGTGGACCGGCTGTCCTCGTTCTTCGACCTGGTGCAGCAGGACCCGGTGGTCAGCCAGGTGAAGCTGATCGCCGAACCGTGGGACGTGGGCGAGGGCGGCTACCAGGTGGGCAACTTCCCGCCGCTGTGGACCGAGTGGAACGGCAAGTACCGGGACTGTGTACGGGACTTGTGGCGCGGTGAGCCCCGGACGCTCGCGGAGTTCGCGTCCCGGCTGACCGGCTCGTCCGACCTCTACCAGGACGACGGCCGACGGCCGCTCGCCTCGGTCAACTTCGTCACCTGCCACGACGGCTTCACCCTGCGCGACCTCGTCTCGTACAACCAGAAGCACAACGAGGCGAACGGGGAGGGCAATCGGGACGGCGAGGGCTACAACCGGTCGTGGAACTGCGGCGCCGAGGGCGAGACGGACGACATCGGCATCGACGAGCTGCGCAACCGGCAGATGCGGAACTTCCTCGCCACGCTGATGCTGTCGCAGGGTGTGCCGATGCTCAGCCACGGTGACGAGTTCGGGCGGACGCAGGGCGGCAACAACAACGCGTACTGCCAGGACAACGAGGTGTCGTGGGTGCGCTGGCCGGAGCCGGGCGCCTCGGAGGAGGGCACCCTGCTGGAGTTCACCCGCGCGATGGCGCGGCTGCGGCGGGACCATCCGGTCTTCCGCCGCCGCCGCTTCTTCCACGGGCGGCCGGTGGAGGGCACGCACGACGAGCTCACGGACATCGCCTGGTTCACCCCGGAGGGCGAGGAGATGACCGCGCGGGACTGGCAGGCGGCACACGCCCAGGCGCTGTCGGTCTTCCTCAACGGCAACGCGATCTCGGAGCCGGGGACGCAGGGGGAGCGGATCGCGGACGACTCGTTCCTGTTGATGTTCAACGCGTCGTCGCAGGAGCTGGATTTCGAGGTCCCGGTCAACCACGGCCAGACCTGGCGGGTGGTGGTGGACACGTCCCACCCGGAGGGCATCCCACCCCAGGAGGGCCCGAAGGTGGCGGCGGGCGAACGGGTGACCTTGGCGCCGCTGAGCCTGACGGTCTTGAAGCGGCCGGCGTAG
- a CDS encoding MFS transporter: MYRDTLSLLGPVLPVLSFMGRLPTAMCQLGSLLLVAETSGSLTTAGLAGGALAAGQTVSGPVIGRLADGRGQRGVVLVASLANAVAVAALVLAALAHAATGWLMVLGALAGATVPQIGPLARVRSVALARRSGADDRTVGTVLSFEGTLDEVSFVLGPAFVGLAAALAHPAAALLLAAGLLATCGAAFALHPSALAAEGGTKAATTRTAAAERGRLPRSAYALRITMVLQGAMFGASQAGITALTEKLGAPAQAGLVYAAMGVMSAAVGLSMAAVPARIGLATRWRAATAALVVLSVPLVFVDSLVALYAVVIVLGAAYAPHLITVFGLTERTVPAARLAESMAFLTSGVVGGQALALALSGRLADTYGSAAAFAVAVVAAVLCALLSWTARPVVPTPPPRELTPSP; this comes from the coding sequence ATGTATCGCGACACCCTCTCCCTGCTCGGACCTGTGCTTCCGGTCCTCTCCTTCATGGGGCGGTTGCCCACCGCCATGTGCCAGCTCGGCAGCCTGCTCCTGGTCGCCGAGACGAGCGGATCACTGACGACGGCGGGGCTCGCCGGAGGGGCGCTCGCGGCGGGGCAGACCGTCTCCGGACCGGTCATCGGCCGGCTCGCCGACGGGCGGGGACAGCGCGGGGTGGTCCTCGTGGCGTCCCTCGCCAACGCGGTGGCCGTCGCCGCGCTCGTCCTCGCGGCGCTCGCGCACGCGGCGACCGGCTGGCTGATGGTCCTCGGCGCGCTGGCCGGGGCGACCGTCCCGCAGATCGGGCCGCTCGCCCGGGTCCGCTCCGTTGCCCTGGCCCGTCGTTCCGGCGCGGACGACCGGACGGTGGGGACGGTGCTGTCCTTCGAAGGGACGCTCGACGAGGTGTCGTTCGTCCTCGGACCGGCCTTCGTCGGCCTCGCGGCGGCGCTCGCCCATCCGGCCGCGGCCCTGCTGCTCGCGGCGGGGCTCCTGGCCACGTGTGGCGCCGCCTTCGCGTTGCATCCGTCGGCTCTCGCGGCCGAGGGCGGTACGAAGGCCGCCACCACCCGGACGGCTGCCGCCGAACGGGGTCGGCTGCCGAGGTCCGCGTACGCGCTGCGGATCACGATGGTGCTTCAGGGCGCCATGTTCGGGGCCTCGCAGGCCGGGATCACCGCGCTCACCGAGAAGCTCGGGGCGCCGGCCCAGGCGGGGCTCGTCTATGCCGCGATGGGGGTGATGAGCGCCGCGGTCGGGCTGTCCATGGCGGCCGTGCCCGCGCGGATCGGGTTGGCGACGCGGTGGCGGGCGGCGACGGCGGCGCTCGTCGTCCTCTCCGTCCCGCTCGTCTTCGTCGACTCGCTGGTCGCGCTGTACGCGGTCGTGATCGTCCTCGGTGCCGCGTACGCGCCTCATCTGATCACGGTCTTCGGGCTCACCGAGCGGACCGTCCCGGCGGCCCGGCTGGCCGAGTCCATGGCGTTTCTGACGAGCGGCGTCGTCGGCGGGCAGGCGCTGGCGCTCGCCCTCTCGGGCAGGCTCGCGGACACGTACGGGTCGGCGGCGGCGTTCGCCGTGGCGGTCGTCGCGGCGGTGCTGTGCGCCTTGCTCTCCTGGACGGCCCGCCCCGTGGTCCCGACGCCGCCGCCCCGGGAACTGACGCCAAGCCCTTGA